A single window of Acinetobacter wuhouensis DNA harbors:
- the prs gene encoding ribose-phosphate diphosphokinase produces the protein MSIQIKDTNNNIIPVQCMQFAGGERHVQVDAEILKTLTDCVHVQAKISNSQDLMDYLLLENVLLNQGLSIDLEIPYFPYARQDRICATGQAFSLDIMTKLLNLNAEQFPQQRRSITVWDAHSVVTEKLLHENTHFLNIENVQSSDIILQSKALTEILKAENTVLICPDAGAKNRTQHIANVINDLRQREIEIIYCDKKRNPETGKIMNSHVNATDLTGKVAVITDDICDGGATFKGIAEELKKLNCEHVVLYVTHGIFSKGFQVFEGLVDQIFTTNSIKQTEHEKLTVINFSTK, from the coding sequence ATGTCTATTCAAATCAAAGATACAAATAACAATATCATTCCTGTGCAATGCATGCAGTTTGCAGGCGGTGAACGCCATGTACAAGTTGATGCAGAAATTTTAAAAACACTGACAGACTGCGTGCATGTTCAAGCCAAAATCAGCAACAGTCAGGATTTAATGGATTATCTTTTGCTTGAAAATGTATTGCTCAATCAAGGTTTAAGCATCGATTTGGAAATCCCCTACTTCCCTTATGCACGTCAGGATCGCATCTGTGCAACAGGACAGGCTTTTTCCTTAGACATCATGACCAAGTTGCTGAATCTCAATGCTGAACAGTTTCCACAGCAACGCCGTTCAATCACCGTTTGGGATGCGCACAGTGTAGTAACTGAAAAATTACTGCATGAAAATACCCATTTTCTAAATATCGAAAATGTGCAATCGAGCGATATTATTTTACAAAGCAAGGCATTAACCGAAATTTTAAAGGCTGAAAATACGGTGTTGATCTGTCCTGATGCAGGGGCAAAAAATCGTACTCAACACATTGCAAATGTCATCAATGATTTAAGACAGCGTGAAATTGAGATTATTTATTGCGATAAAAAACGTAATCCTGAAACAGGGAAAATCATGAACTCACATGTCAATGCTACGGATTTAACAGGCAAAGTTGCGGTAATTACCGATGATATCTGTGATGGTGGTGCAACCTTTAAAGGCATTGCCGAAGAATTAAAAAAGCTGAATTGCGAACATGTGGTGCTCTATGTCACGCACGGCATTTTCAGTAAAGGCTTTCAGGTTTTTGAAGGATTGGTTGATCAGATTTTTACTACGAATAGCATCAAGCAAACTGAACATGAAAAGCTGACTGTTATTAACTTTTCAACAAAATAA
- a CDS encoding nicotinate phosphoribosyltransferase gives MSLKINPLNAIDFYKADHRRQYPVGTEYVYANFTPRSSRLANMLPDFDDKIVFFGLQGFIKHFLIETWNEGFFQQDKNKVVSNYKRRMDNALGEGAIPVDHIEALYDLGYLPIKIKALTEGSRVNMKVPVLTIVNTLPKFFWLTNYLETVLSAELWKSCTTASIAFEYKRLLTEYAIKTGAPLDFIPVQGHDFSSRGMSGIYDATQNGVGHLTSFIGTDAVSAIDYAEEYYNADGIIGVSVPATEHSVMCMGSEDNEIDTFRRLITVLYPSGVVSIVSDTWDFWRVITEFTVELKAEILARQPNALGLAKLVFRPDSGDPVKIICGDPEAKVGSPAFKGAVECLWEIFGGTTTDKGYKVLNERVGLIYGDSITLDRALRILKGLEAKGFASNNLVFGIGSYTYNYLTRDTFGFAVKATWGQVNGVARELFKDPATDSGIKKSAKGLLRVEKTAHGFELFDQQTLEQEQQGELKTVFENGRLIRECSLDEIRERLNSNL, from the coding sequence ATGAGCTTAAAAATTAATCCATTAAATGCTATCGACTTTTATAAAGCAGACCACAGACGCCAATACCCTGTCGGAACTGAATATGTCTATGCTAACTTCACGCCACGTTCATCACGTTTAGCCAATATGTTGCCTGATTTTGATGACAAAATCGTGTTCTTCGGGCTACAAGGTTTTATCAAACATTTTTTAATAGAAACATGGAATGAAGGCTTTTTCCAACAGGATAAAAACAAAGTCGTATCTAACTATAAGCGCCGTATGGACAATGCATTGGGCGAAGGTGCGATTCCTGTCGATCACATTGAGGCTTTATATGACTTAGGCTATTTACCGATTAAAATTAAAGCCTTAACTGAAGGCAGCCGAGTCAATATGAAAGTACCTGTATTGACCATTGTAAATACGTTGCCTAAGTTCTTTTGGCTGACCAATTATTTAGAAACAGTGTTGAGTGCAGAACTTTGGAAGAGTTGTACTACAGCAAGCATTGCTTTTGAATACAAACGCTTATTGACTGAATATGCAATAAAAACAGGCGCACCGCTCGATTTTATTCCTGTGCAAGGACATGATTTTAGTAGCCGTGGCATGAGTGGTATTTATGATGCAACGCAAAATGGTGTGGGTCACTTAACAAGCTTCATCGGTACAGATGCAGTATCTGCGATTGATTATGCGGAAGAATATTATAATGCTGATGGCATCATAGGCGTATCCGTACCTGCAACTGAACATAGCGTCATGTGTATGGGCAGTGAGGACAATGAAATTGATACCTTCCGCCGACTCATCACGGTGCTTTATCCATCAGGTGTGGTCAGTATCGTGTCGGATACATGGGATTTTTGGCGTGTGATTACTGAATTTACAGTTGAACTCAAAGCTGAAATCCTTGCTCGCCAACCGAATGCTTTAGGTTTAGCAAAATTAGTGTTCCGTCCTGATTCAGGTGATCCTGTAAAAATCATTTGTGGCGATCCTGAGGCTAAAGTCGGTAGCCCTGCATTTAAAGGTGCTGTGGAATGTTTATGGGAAATCTTTGGCGGTACGACTACAGACAAAGGCTATAAAGTTTTAAATGAACGTGTTGGCTTAATTTATGGTGATTCGATCACTTTAGACCGAGCTTTACGGATTTTAAAAGGCTTGGAAGCCAAAGGTTTTGCATCGAATAATTTGGTCTTTGGGATTGGTAGTTATACCTATAACTATCTGACTCGTGACACTTTTGGTTTTGCAGTTAAAGCGACTTGGGGACAGGTGAATGGCGTTGCTCGTGAATTGTTTAAAGACCCTGCAACAGATTCGGGTATTAAAAAATCTGCCAAAGGTTTGTTACGTGTTGAAAAGACTGCACATGGTTTTGAATTGTTTGATCAACAAACACTTGAGCAAGAACAACAAGGTGAGTTAAAAACGGTATTTGAAAATGGTCGCCTGATTCGGGAGTGTAGTCTAGATGAGATTCGAGAACGATTAAATTCAAATTTATAA